GACAACTCTCCTCCTTTACCCACTCTTTTCTTCCCCTGGGTTTGGGCTTATCCCTTCAAGGAAAAAAACGAGGGCGTGAATCAAGCAAATAAAGGAACAAGCTAGAATCGATAAATACATCCAAGACATACTCATCTGTAAAGATGGCGACAATTGACCATCCGTAATTCTTAGCATGTCATAGCCTTTCACTAACAGTACGGTGAAAAAGACAGCATTCACTGCTTCAACAACCAAGGATAAAGGCCGTTTCAGCCGAACTGGGAGAAAGTTTTTCATGATCTCCACTTGCGCATGCCCCTTGAGTTTATACACAACACCAATACCGAGAAATACAATCCACACAAATAAATAGCGGACAAGTTCCTCTGTCCATGGAAGGTTAAATTGGGAAAAGTTAACAGTGGGGAACCATTGCTTCAGAGTGGAAGATTGCAATACATAGCGGGAGAAGACTTGGTATACGGTTCCTGCAAACGCAACAGCGAAGAAGGTGATCATTATTCTTCTGCTTACCCAATCAAGCATATTACTAATTCGATGAAGAATAGCTTTCACTTGTCCCCCTCCCTTTATTTCGTATTTCTAATCTTTTCGACAAGATCCTTTCCGACTTGGGCTTCAAGCTCAACGTAAACGGGCTCTACAGCCTTCCTGAAGGAATCAATATCAGGATTTTCTTCAATGGACATACCACTTGCTTTTAACTGCTCTAAGAAATTGCCTTCAGATTCCTGCGCCAATTGACGTTGGTAGTCACCCGCTTCTTTTGCTGCTTCTCGTACGGCTTCTTGGAGGTCTGCTGGAAGTTGATCGTATGCTAGCTTACTCATAAGAAAAACAGCAGGATCATACGTATGGCTATTTAACGTTAAATACTTCTGTACCTCGTTAAATTTATTCGTAGCAATCTGAGCTAATGGATTCTCTTGACCATCTACCACCTTCTGCTCCATCGCTGTATAAAGTTCACCAAAAGGGATAGGAGTAGGAGTAGATCCTAGGGCTTTCACAAAAGAAATATACGCTGGTGATTCCTGTACACGTAATTTTAGGCCCTGTGCATCAGCCGCTGTTTTAATCGGACGAACGTTATTCGTTAGATGACGATATCCATTTTCCCAGAACATGAGATTCAAAATCCCTTTAGACTCCAGATCCTTAGATAATTCATTCCCAATTTCTCCATCAAGCACTTTCAGCGCATGTTCTCTATTCTCAAATAAATATGGCATACTCAGTACATTCATCTTCGGTGCAAAATTGGCTACAGGCGCCACCGAACCGACATGAAGCTGGATCGTCCCTAACTGCAAGCCTTCAATTTGGTCTCTTCCATTTCCCAGCTGGCTGCTTGGAAAGATGTCGACCTGAATTCTTCCTTGACTCTTTTCCTCTAAGATACTTTTAAATTTCTCAGCACCCTTATGATAAGGATGTTCTCCCCCTTGCAAGTGTCCAAACTTAAACACATATTCTGGGGAACTGCTTGAAGACTGACTGCTGTTTACTTGATCCTCAGTACCGGAACTCTGATTACTCCCTCCACATCCGGCTAATAATCCAGCTAAGGCCAGACCTATCATTCCCATCCAAACTGACTTTTTCATAACATCCGCCTCCAATCGAAGTCTTTGGGCTCTGTTCCTTTTGTCATATTTATGCGGTAAGCCCAATCATGTTCTAACTTTTTACAAAAAAAGAGAACCATTCCTGGTTCTCTTCCGAAATCACTATCTCTCTACCACCTGGGTTGTCATCATAGCCTTAGCTACGAGCATTCCTTGATGGAAAACCTCTACTTCAACTTTACCGAACTTCCTACTAATCTCCATCACGCGTGGCCTGATCTCGATCGCACTCTCAATCTGGACAGGCTTAAGAAAGTAAACAGTAATATTCTCTGGAACCATATCACCCTTACGATGCTGTCTTAATGCTCTGCTTCCGGACTCCGAAACAATCGTCGTTAATACACCACTCGATATCGTCCCCAAGTGGTTCGTCATCTGCGGGGTTACCTCTCCCCTAAAGACAATATTTCCGCCGTCTAGTTTCTCTTCTTCAAACCTTGAAATAATCTGATCAGCAAACGTTTCACCAATCTGCGGTTGCTTCTGAATATATTGCATTGCCTTCAAGACGTCCTGTCTGCTAATCACCCCTAGAAGCTTCTTATGATTGTCTACAACAGGGAGCAATTCAATTCCTTCCCACACCATCATGTGAGCAGCAGAGGCCACGGAGACTCGTGGCATAGCGGTCAGAGGGTTCTTGGTCATGAGCTTATCGATAGCTACATCATCCTCATGTCCCATAACGTCCTTCGTTGTAACGACGCCATGCAGCTTAAGCTGTTCATCTACAACAGGAAAACGTCCATGACCTACCTCTTGAGATAGATTGTGCCAGTCTTTCACTTTACTGTTCGTGTACAAATAATAAGTAGAATCCATCGAGGTAACTATGTCTTCTACCATCACGATCTCTTTCTTGATAAGTCGGTCATAAATCGCTCGATTGATCAATGATGCAACCGTAAAGGTATCATAACTACTAGAGATGATGGGCAATTGTAATTCATCTGCTAGTTGCTTGACATCCTCGCTTGTATCAAACCCCCCTGTAATCAGGACAGCCGCACCATACTGTAACGATAGTTTATGCGCTTGATAACGGTTACCGATAATTAATAAGCTTCCAGGTTCTACGTAACGCATCATTGCTTCTAGCTTCATCGCACCAATGACAAACTTATTGAGGGTCTTGTGTAGACCTTCCCTTCCCCCTACTACATGACCGTCCACAATATTTACAACTTCTGCAAAGGTTAGTTTCTCTATATTCTTCTTCTGTTTCTTCTCAATTCGGACGGTCCCTACCCTCTCAATGGTACTTACGAGACCTTGGACTTCTGCATCCTTAATGGCTCGGTAGGCGGTTCCTTCACTCACATCTAGATCCTTGGCAATTTGTCGAACGGAAATCTTCGATCCCACTTCAAGAATCTCAATGTGTTTGAGTATTTGTTCATGTTTTGTCGCCATTGTGTATCACCCGTTATCTATATGATTAATCCTCGATTTTTTCAAGTCTGTATCAATCTGTTATATTTCATTATAGCGGGATATTATAACAATAACAACTTAAAGAAAAGTAAAGAAAAAAAGAAGCCTTCGTCACATGACAAAGACTCCTTCTTGTTTAGTGGTCAATCGTAATTCGTCTTTTTCTTGATCCTGAAGACTTCCTAGGTGATGATCCCCTCGCATAAGCAATCGTCCTTCCAAGGCTTCTCGTACTTGTACGCGATGGATTTGAGCCGAGAACAAAAAACAAATTGCTTCCTATGACAAGCAGAGCAAAGGCGATCCAAGCCAAGCTAAACCCCGTAGCAAGCTCTGATACCTGAACAGGTAATCTTGGGACGGCGTAAAATACAAGACATAAGGCAAAGACGAGACAGCTTAGGGCACGAAATTTCTTCAACCTCTCACCTTCCTATCGCTTTCCCTGATTATTCATAGAAATATATGTACGAGCCGGACAAGAAATGCCTAACTATTGATAAACCGCCTCTAATCGGTAAATTTTCATTCCACGGCTCACAAACTTCTGTTCATACTCTGTCATCACAGACTTGGCCTCTTCAAATTTACTATTATGAAGGTCAAGAGTAATATTCTTCAAGCGGAAATCATTGTTGCTCAGTTCATTTAGAGAAAACTCAAATAGCTTCTCATTATCCGTCTTTAAGTGTATCTCTTGTCCTCGCTCCAAAATCTTCTTATAACGTTTAAGAAACTCCGTGTGTGTTAGACGACGCTTAGCGTGACCGCTCTTTGGCCAAGGATCGCTGAAATTAAGGAAAATTCTAGACACCTCATCTTCAGCAAACACCTCGTCTATCTTCGTGATATTAAACCATAGAAAAGTGATATTCGTTAATCCTTTATTCGCCGCTTTGCGTACAGCGGAAATAAGAACTTCTTCTCGAACCTCCACACCGATATAATTCACAGAAGGATTCTGTTCAGCTAGCGTTGTAATAAAATTTCCTTTTCCCGTCCCTAATTCTATGTGGATCGGCTGATCATTCCCGAACCATTCCTTCCATTGACCACGGTTTTTTTCCGGATCAAGGACGACTAGGCGTCCGTAGCTTACTATTTCATCTTTTACCCAAGGTTTTTTACGCAATCTCATCTATTAATGGCTCCTATCTATTCAGCTTCGACTAAAGTATACTTTTTGTTTATTTTGCCTGTCCATAATCTTTTACGAATAATATCCGTTCATGTAGTGTAGGGTGCCCATAGAGAAAATACTTTACTAATGGTGGCGGATTCACTTCTGACTTTCCCTCGACAGCCAAACGTTGAAAAGTTCGAACTGCTGCGTCAGAATCCTGC
The Ammoniphilus sp. CFH 90114 DNA segment above includes these coding regions:
- a CDS encoding TRAP transporter small permease, which produces MKAILHRISNMLDWVSRRIMITFFAVAFAGTVYQVFSRYVLQSSTLKQWFPTVNFSQFNLPWTEELVRYLFVWIVFLGIGVVYKLKGHAQVEIMKNFLPVRLKRPLSLVVEAVNAVFFTVLLVKGYDMLRITDGQLSPSLQMSMSWMYLSILACSFICLIHALVFFLEGISPNPGEEKSG
- a CDS encoding DctP family TRAP transporter solute-binding subunit; protein product: MKKSVWMGMIGLALAGLLAGCGGSNQSSGTEDQVNSSQSSSSSPEYVFKFGHLQGGEHPYHKGAEKFKSILEEKSQGRIQVDIFPSSQLGNGRDQIEGLQLGTIQLHVGSVAPVANFAPKMNVLSMPYLFENREHALKVLDGEIGNELSKDLESKGILNLMFWENGYRHLTNNVRPIKTAADAQGLKLRVQESPAYISFVKALGSTPTPIPFGELYTAMEQKVVDGQENPLAQIATNKFNEVQKYLTLNSHTYDPAVFLMSKLAYDQLPADLQEAVREAAKEAGDYQRQLAQESEGNFLEQLKASGMSIEENPDIDSFRKAVEPVYVELEAQVGKDLVEKIRNTK
- a CDS encoding DRTGG domain-containing protein, translating into MATKHEQILKHIEILEVGSKISVRQIAKDLDVSEGTAYRAIKDAEVQGLVSTIERVGTVRIEKKQKKNIEKLTFAEVVNIVDGHVVGGREGLHKTLNKFVIGAMKLEAMMRYVEPGSLLIIGNRYQAHKLSLQYGAAVLITGGFDTSEDVKQLADELQLPIISSSYDTFTVASLINRAIYDRLIKKEIVMVEDIVTSMDSTYYLYTNSKVKDWHNLSQEVGHGRFPVVDEQLKLHGVVTTKDVMGHEDDVAIDKLMTKNPLTAMPRVSVASAAHMMVWEGIELLPVVDNHKKLLGVISRQDVLKAMQYIQKQPQIGETFADQIISRFEEEKLDGGNIVFRGEVTPQMTNHLGTISSGVLTTIVSESGSRALRQHRKGDMVPENITVYFLKPVQIESAIEIRPRVMEISRKFGKVEVEVFHQGMLVAKAMMTTQVVER
- the trmB gene encoding tRNA (guanosine(46)-N7)-methyltransferase TrmB, which translates into the protein MRLRKKPWVKDEIVSYGRLVVLDPEKNRGQWKEWFGNDQPIHIELGTGKGNFITTLAEQNPSVNYIGVEVREEVLISAVRKAANKGLTNITFLWFNITKIDEVFAEDEVSRIFLNFSDPWPKSGHAKRRLTHTEFLKRYKKILERGQEIHLKTDNEKLFEFSLNELSNNDFRLKNITLDLHNSKFEEAKSVMTEYEQKFVSRGMKIYRLEAVYQ